The Oryzihumus leptocrescens sequence TGCCGCTGTCCCGGATCATCAGCGAGGGCACGCCGGAGCAGCGCGACGCCGCCGCCCAGCTCTACCTGGAGTTCCTGCTCGCCGGGCCGCAGCGCGCGGGGCTGCTGCACGCCGACCCGCACCCGGGCAACTTCCGCCTGCTGCCGGACGGCCGACTCGGCATCATCGACTTCGGCGCGGTCAACCACCTGCCCGACGGGCTGCCCCCGGAGATGGGCGAGCTGCTCTGCGACGCGCTGGACGGCGACGCCGAGGCGGTGCTGCGCGGGCTGCGCGAGACCGGGTTCGTCAAGTCGACCATCGAGATCGACGCCGAGGCCCTGCTGGAGTACCTCGAGCCGTTCATCGCCCCGCTGCGCACCGACACCTTCACCTTCAGCCGGCCCTGGCTGCGCGGGCTCTTCCAGTACATCAACGACCCGCGCCGGCCCCAGTTCACCGTCGGCATGAAGCTCAACCTGCCGCCGGCCTATCTGCTCATCCACCGCGTCTGGATGGGCGGGATCGGCGTGCTGTGCCAGATCAACGGCGAGGTCGCCGGCCGGGCCACGCTGGACCACTGGCTGCCCGAGGCGCACCTGCCGCCCCTCGGCGACGACTGACGCGCCTCACCACCGGCCGCGTCTCAGCCGGTGGCTCACCACCAGGCGGAGTCGAGCTTGCCCTCGATGCTGCGCAGGTGCCGGCGGCTGCACTCCTCGCAGGTCCACACCACCCGGTCGCCCTCCCGGCCGCGGGCCCAGGTGAGCCGCGCCGCGGACTCCTCCTCCGGCAGACGACCGCAGGTGGCGCACACCATCGGCTCGGCGTCCTCGCTCATGCCTCCAGTGTCACCCCGGCGCGACCCCGGTGAGCGGCGCCACCCCGCGGCGGTGAACACCGGGCGGCGCCCGGGGGCGCGGCGGTGACGGTTGGGGGAAGAACCGGAAATTGACCCGCACCGGGGACCCGGCTTACCGATCTTTCGACCACGATGCGTGCGGCCCACCGGCCACCCTCACCCCTCCTTCCCCCCGGGAGCCGCACGACCATGAGTCGTCTCCGCATGGGCCTGTCGCTGCTCGCGGCCGCCCTCATCAGCACCACCGGCGCCGCGCTCGCGCCCAGCGCCGAGGCCGCCGCCCCGTCCTGCTCGACCTCCGGCACCTGGCGCCAGGGCGAGCTCAACGTGTACTGGTTCGACGTCGAGCAGGGCGACTCCCAGCTCATCGTCGGGCCGACCGGCAAGACCATGCTCATCGACCTCGGCGAGACGGCGTGGAACTCCACCGGCACCAGCACCAACGCGACCAAGGTGGCCGCGCAGATCCGCAGCATCTGCGGGATCGCCTCCGGCCCGGTGCATCTCGACTACGTGATGGCCTCGCACCAGCACCTGGACCACATCGGCTACAGCGGCAACCCCAACGACACCCAGTCCTACGGCAACGGGATCTGGCAGCTGCTGTCCCCGACCGGCAGCGGCGGGCTGGGCTTCGAGGTCGGTCAGCTGATCGACCACGACGGCGGGGTCTGGAACGACGCCAACGGCGACGGGTCCTGCGAGGTCGGCACCTCGACCGCCCCCGCGAACGAGACCGCGTGGCACAACGCCGGCACGACCTCGACCACCGCGACCCGGTGGATCTGCTGGCTGTACGGGCCGGCCGGACAGGCGGACCGGGCCAACATCAACGGCAAGGTGCTGCGGCTGGCCAACCCGGGTCCGTGGCCGACGATCGACATGGGTGGTGGCGCCACGGCCTCGATCCTCAACGCCAACGCCTACGGGACCAAGCAGGCCGACGGGGTCACCCCGGTCAGCGGCGACCACACCGCCGACGCCACGCCGCCGAGCGAGAACGACTACTCGATCGCGGTGCGGTTCGCCTACGGGCCGTACAAGTACGCCACCGCCGGCGACAGCGACGGTGAGTACTCCACGAGCGCCAACGGCTACACCTACAACGACATCGAGGCCGGCCTCGCGCCCAAGATCGGCGACGTCGACACGGTGCGCGCCAACCACCACGGGTCGGCGCACTCCTCGTCGCTGAAGTACCTGCAGGCGCTCACCCCGCGGACGACGTTCATCTCCTGCGGCGTCAACTCCTACGGCCACCCCGGCAACGCGACGCTGAACAACTACCGCTCCGTCGGCGCCGACATCTTCCTGGCCAACGACCCGTGCGACACCACGGACACCACCGGCGCGGCGATCGACTACAGCGGCACGTTCAACCACAACGGCACCGTGCACCTGGCCACGAGCAACACCGGCGCCGGCTACACCGTCGATTACGACGGCGGCACGAGGACCTACGTCACCGGCGACTCCGGCGGTGGCGGCACGACCGGCGACCCGACGAAGGTCAAGGTCAACGAGGTGCTCATGGCGCCCTCGGGCACCGGCACCGAGTGGATCGAGCTCTACAACCCGACCACGAGCAGCGTGGACGTCAGCGGCTACTACGTCGACGACGTCGCCGGCGGTGGCGGGGCCCCCAAGGCCATCCCGGCCGGCACGGTGATCCCGGCCGGCGGCCGCTACGTCATGGACGTGGGCTCGGGCTACCTCAACAACACCGGCGCCGAGTCGGCCCGCTTCCTGTCGGTCTCGGGCACCACGGAGACCGTCTACGACACCTACTCCTGGACCCTGTCCTCGACGCAGTACGACAAGGTGTTCCACCGCAGCGGCGACGGGGGCGCCTGGTGCAACACCATCTCCGCCAACGTCACCAAGGGCACCGCCAACCCCACGACGTGCCCGTGAGGTATGCCGTGCCCCGCACCGCCCGTCTCCCCCGCCGCGCGCTCGCCGCGGCGGGGGTCGCGGCGGCGGCCCTGTCCCTCAGCGCGTGCGGCACGGCCGCAGCGCAAGGCCCCGGCCGCGCCGCGGACCGGGTGGCTCCCCCGGCAGGCGACGGACGCCTGGTGCTGGTGAGCGGGCGGGACGACCACGGCGAGGTGGCCGAGCCGGCCGTGGCCCTGAGCGCGACGGTGCAGGGCACCCGCACCGTGGCCTCCGTGCCCGACGGGACGCTGGCACGGGTGGTCGCCTCCGACGGGCAGTGGCAGGAGGTGCAGTCCCTCGACGGCGCCTCGGCCCGCGGCTGGGTGGACGACTTCCACCTGCGCGGTGTCGTGCACCTCGTCGGCCCGGCGCCGACGTGTGCCCCGCGCTTCGCCCCGGGCCGCCTGGCACCGGGCACGCAGGCCGTCGTGCTCGGGGTCGGCTCCGGTGGCACCCTGCGGGTCCGCACGGTGGCGACCCGGCCGCTCACCGGGCTCGTGCCCCGGGCGGACGTGCGCGAGCTCCCGCCCGCCGGGCCCGACTGCGGGGACGGCACCGACCCGCGGACCGACCACCACGGCAGCCACCACCACTGACCCCGTCCCCATCCCCGTGATTGCGCCGAGAGGGACGTTCCTGGGGGTTTGCGCGGGCGCAAACCCCCAGGAACGTCCCTCTCGGCGGAGGACCGGCCCGGTACGGTGCCGGGATGACCTCGGTGACCACGGTCCGGACGCCACGGCTGCTGCTGCGGGGCTGGCAGGAGGCCGACCGTGAGCCGTTCGCGGCGCTCAACGCCGACCCCGAGGTCATGGAGTACTTCCCCGCCACGCTGACCCGCGAGGAGTCCGACGCCTTCGCCGACCGGATCGCCGCGCGGCTGGAGGAGCAGGACCACGGCCTGTGGGCGCTGGAGGTCAAGGCCACCGGCGAGTTCATCGGCTACGCGGGCCTGGCCAACCCCTCGTTCCAGGCCGCCTTCACCCCCTGCACCGAAGTGGGCTGGCGCCTGGCCCGGGACGCCTGGGGCCACGGCTACGCCACCGAGGCCGCGCGGGCGGCCCTGCGGGTGGGGTTCGGCACGCTCGGCCTGGCCCAGGTCGTCTCGTTCACCGCGGTCGGCAACGCCCGCTCCCGGGCCGTGATGGCCCGGCTGGGGATGAGCCACGACCCGGCCGAGGACTTCGACCACCCGTCGCTGCCGGCCGGGCATCCGCTGCGCCGGCACGTGCTCTACCGGCTGACCCGTCAGGAGTGGTCGGGGCCCTCCTCTGCCATCAGGTAGACGAAGCCGGGGCCCTCGTCGCGGTAGGGGAAGCCGAGGTCGTCCAGGGCCTGGCGCCACGACCCGGTCACCGCCTCGTCGGCCGCCTCGAAGCCGTGGTCGGCGGTCAGCACGAAGGTCACGTCGTCGGTCATGCCCAGCGTGTCGAGGTGGGCCAGGAACGCCCGCAGCCGGGCGTCGGCGTCGCGCAGCGAGGCGCGGGCGATCTCCGAGCGCGGGCCGCCGGCGTGGTGCCCTGCATCGGTGACCACGTTGGACCACCAGGTGAACCGCGGCGCCGCTCGGCGGTCGGCGAACAGCTGGGTCATCTGCTGCAGGCCCACGTCGTCGACCTGGGTGGCCCAGGAGTAGTAGCCGTCGTCGAGGTGCGCCCGGTCGTGCACGTGCCCGGACCCGTGCGGGTCGGGCAGCAGCTCGCCCAGCCCGGCGGCGCCGTTGCCACTGCCGCTGGCCCGGATCACCGCCATGGTCGAGTAGTCGGCGCCGCGCTCGATCGGCTCGTCGACGCAGGCCGTGCGCGGGGTGTCCCGCGGCGGCACGACCTCGGAGACCATCTCGAAGACGGTCCGCACCGCCGGGCGCAGCCACTCGCCGCTGCGGTGCCAGGTCGAGGCGTCGTTGGGCACGACCCGCTCGCCGGTCTCCCGGTCGTAGAAGACGTTGCCCAAGACGCCGTGCCGCCCCGGTCCGAGGCCGGTGAGGATGGAGGTGTGGTTGGTGAGGGTGATGCTGGGGAACTGCGCCACGGCCCCGCCGCGCAGCGCCAGGCCGGCGTCGATGAGCCGCGCGACGCCGGGCAGCTCCCCCGCCTCGGCCATGGCGAGCAGCTCACCGCAGTGCCCGCCGTCCCAGAGCATGCCCACGACGACCGGCTCGCGCGGCTGCTCCCCCTCCAGGTATGCCGTGAGCACGCCCCCGTCGAGCGGCTCACCGTGCGCGTCGTGCAGCTGCTCGGGTGGCACCCCGGCGAGCGCCGCCAGGGTGGGTCCGACGTCGACGAGCCGCGCATGGTCGTCGACGAGGCCCAGCCGCCGGACGCCGACGCCGGACATCACCAGCGGCGCCCGGGACTGGATCACGTCTAGGGAGCCGTGCTCACCGTGGTGCCCGCCCTCGTCGGGGAACCAGTGCCGGGGCGTGTGGACGATGGCCAGGTCGGGGCTGCGCGTGGGGTCGGCGAACAGCGACAGGATGCGCGCGGCCGCGTAGGGGTACGCGTTGTCGACCGAGCGCGCCGGCCCGGGGTTGGCACACTCCAGCTCGTAGGGGAGGAACGCCATCGGGTCCTCGCTGGGCACCGGGTCCTGGCCCTCGAGCACCTCGTGCCGCCCGTCGGCGTGCAGCCGGACCCGGCCGAGGTGGTTGGCCGCGAGCGCCACCGGCCCGTCGGTCCCCTGCTCGACCCACACGACCAGGTCGACGGCGGCGGCGAGGTCGGGCTGGCTCAGGGCCTTGACGGCGTCCTCGCGGCGGGCGATCAGCTCAGCGGGGTGGAGTCGGCTCACAGTCCCCGACTCTAGGCGCCGGCAGGCGGCCGCACCCCCTGTACGCCACGAAGGCGGGGACCCCGGCCCTGATGGGCCTGGTGGTCCCCGCCTCCGGGTCGAGCCGGCTCCGGAGTGCGGTCACGAGGACCGCGACTCAGCGGGACTGGCTCTGGTGGCGCGAAGCGCGAGCCTGCTGGGCGATCCGGAGGGCACCCCTCCGGACGCCGCGGCTGCGCTCCGCGTGCAGGCGCTGCTCCATATGAGCTCGCGCGAGGTCTTCCTGCATGACCTGGAACATGGTGAATCTCCTTGCGAACAAAAGCATTTCAGGACTGTTGATCCAGCCGGAGGGCTCGGTGACGGACCGGACCTCGGCGGACGACGGCGACCAGGTGACGTAGGACATCAGGCCGCAACCGGGTGCTTGCGAGGACGACCCCGCGGGCGCTTGCGGGCCACGACAACTCCCTGGACGAAGAGCTCGCCACCCCAGACACCCCAGGGCTCCTGCCGCTCGAGCGCACCCGCGAGGCACTGGGCCTTGGCCGGGCACGTCCCGCACAGGGACTTCGCGAACTCGACATCCGCCGGGCTCTCGGCGAACCAGAGCTCAGCGTCGTTCTCCCGACACGGGATCGCGTTGCCGGAGTCGTTGGCCTGCTCGTGCATGTCGATCAGCGCTGTGAGCTGCATCGGGGGGTCACCTCCTTCGTCTCCACCGGTCAGGTGGCGTGTTCTCGTGTGTGTCATCTCGTGATCCGTGACCTGCCTGGTGGGCGGGTCCTGGATCGCTGTTCTCTTGTTCACTGCTGGCGGTCTTCCTGCTGGTGGCGGCCGCCGGATAACACAAAGGCCGCGGATCCCGGTTGTCGGGTTCCGCGGCCTGGAGGTGACCTGGTCTAGAAGCTAGACCGGTGGTCTCCCGGTGCGGAAGTGAGCGACATCCTTGGAAACGAGCTTGTGCATCGGCGCGTAGAAAGCCGGACGGGCCTGCGGGGCGGTGGCGACGACGCCGGTGACGCCCGTGCCGAAGCCGAACGCGGACACAGCGGTCCCGTGACGCAGAGCCGCGGCATCCGCGGTGGTGATGAGGGTGCGGGCAACCTGCGGGCATGCGACGCGGACGCGGTGAATGCGCGTCGCGTTCGTCATCGTGGTGATCTCCATCAGGCCAACCCTCCTCATCTGTTGCTCGTCGACCCCAGCCGGAAGCCTGTTCCGCTGGGCTGGATGTAGTGATCAGGCTAGGGCAGCCTTCTCAAACCCTGCAATCGAATTAACGGAAATCTTTGACGGAATTTCGACAAGACCCGTGAATCATGCTGAGTCGCTTGTGGCCGAAAGGTTTTCGGCCGTCTCCTGAGGGTCGGCACCACCCAGGATGGCCAGCACCGACGGCCCGTAACGCTCCAGCTTGCGCGCCCCGACCCCGCCGATGGTGGCCAGCTCGGCCGGGGAGGACGGGTTGCGCTCGGCGATGGCGGTCAGGGTGGCGTCGGTGAACACGACGTAGGCCGGCACCTTGGCGGCCCCGGCCACCGCGAGGCGCCAGGCGCGCAGCGCCTCGAAGGTCGCCTCGTCGTAGGTGGGTGGGCACTCGGCGCAGCGGCCGACCTTGCGCTCGGCGGCACTGGTCAGGTCGGTGCCACAGCCGCGGCACTTCGCCGGCACGGCCATGCTCATCTGCTTGCCGCGCCCGGCGCGGGACGCGGCCTTTGGCGCGGACCTGGCCCCCTCCCCGAGCACGCTCGCCGCCCCGTCCAGGAACCGCGACGGGCGGCGGGTGGCCCGGCCGCCGGCGTTGCGGGCCCCGGCCCACGACAGCCGCAGCTCGCGGCGGGCCCGCGTCAGACCGACATACAGCAGGCGACGCTCCTCCTCGACGGCCTCGGGCCCCTCGGCCATCGAGATGGGGATGAAGCCGTCGCTGCACCCGGCGAGGAACACGACGTCCCACTCCAGGCCCTTGGCCGCGTGCAGCGAGGCGAGCGTAACGCCCTGCACCGTGGGGGCGTGCTGGGCGGCGGAGCGCTCCTCCAGCTCGCGCACCAGCTCGGGCAGCCGGGCCTCGGGCGACGCGGCGGCGAGGTCGTCGGCCAGGGCGGCGAGCGCCTGCAGCGACTCCCACCGCTCGCGGGTCGCCCCGCCGCTGCTCGGGGGCCGCTCGCTCCACCCGGCGCCGGTGAGCACGTCGCGGGCCAGGTCGGGCATCGGCTTGCTGCCGTCGTCGGAGCGGGCCGCGCCGCGCAGCAGGAGCACTGCGTCGCGCACCTCGCGCCGGGAGAAGAACCGGTCGCCACCCCGGACCAGGTAGGGCACGTCGGCGTCGGCCAGCGCCGCCTCGAACGCCTCGGACTGGGCGTTGGTGCGGAACAGCACCGCGATCTGGCTCGGCGGCACCCCCTGGCCGATGCGCGCCTTGACCGCCGCGGCGACCCCTGCCGCCTCGGCCGGCTCGTCCGGGTATGCCGTGAGCACCGGTGCCGGTCCCGGCTCGCCCTGGGCCTGCAGCTGCACCAGCTCGGCTCCCCCACGGGCCCCGGCGCTGCCGCCGCGCACCACGAGGTTGGCCAGGCCCACCACCTGCGGGGTCGAGCGGTAGTTGCGCACCAGCTTGACCAGGCGGGCCTCGGGGTAGCGCCGCGGGAAGTCCAGCAGGTGCCGGGGGCTGGCCCCGGTGAAGGAGTAGATCGTCTGGGCGGCGTCGCCGACCACGCAGACGTCGTCGCGCTCGCCCACCCACAGGTCGAGCAGGCGCTGCTGCACCGCGTTGACGTCCTGGTACTCGTCGACGACGAAGTGGCGGTACTGGCTGCGCACCGTGCGGGCGATGTCCTCGCGCTCGGTGAGGATGCCGACGGTGATGAGCAGGACGTCCTCGAAGTCGATCACGCCGCGCTCGGCCTTGACCTCCTCGTAGGTCTGCAGCACGCGGGCCATCGCGGTGGCGTCGAGGCCGGCCGGGTCACGGCCGGCACGCCTGGCCGCCGCGGCGTAGGTCTCGGGGGTGAGCATGCTGACCTTGGCCCACTCGACCTCGGCGGCGAGGTCGCGCACGCCGACCCGGTCCAGCTGCAGCCGCAGCCGCGAGCCCGCCTCGGCGACCACCGACGCCTTGTGCGGAAGCACCTCGGGCGCGGCCCCGCCGATGGCCTGCGGCCAGAAGTAGTGCAGCTGGCGCAGCGCCGCGGCGTGGAAGGTGCGGGCCTGCACCCCGCCCACGCCGAGCTCGCGCAGCCGGGTGCGCATCTCCCCCGCCGCGCGGGCGGTGAACGTCACGGCGAGCACCCGCTGCGGCTGGTAGGCCCCGCTGTGCACGCCGTAGGCGATCCGGTGGGTGATCGCCCGGGTCTTGCCGGTGCCTGCCCCCGCAAGGACGCACATCGGCCCCTTCGGGGACGCTGCGACCTCCCGCTGCTCGGGGTCGAGCGCGGCGAGGACGTCGTCTGCGGTCGGGGTGCCGGTGGCCAGGGTGCTCATCAGGGCCGATCCTCCCAGACCGCACCGACGCCGGCAGCGGCCGTGCCCGGCGCGCGTGTGACGGACCTGACCGGCAGGATGCGGAAGGATTCGGCGCCGTTCGCCGTTGAGGCGAGCGGACGGCATACGACGTATGAAGGAGATCCCGCATGGCTTCGGCCCCCGCCCTGCCCGCCGACGGCACCATCACGATGTTCAGCACGACATGGTGCGGCTACTGCACCCGGCTGAAGACCCAGCTCGACCGTGAGGGCATCGGCTACACCGAGGTCAACATCGAGCACGACCCGGCCAGCGCCGACTACGTCATGGCCGTCAACGGCGGCAACCAGACCGTGCCGACCGTCGTGTTCCCCGACGGCACCGCCGCCACCAACCCCTCCCTCGCCGAGGTCAAGGCCCGCCTGTCCTGACCCGGGCGCGCCTCACCGGCCCGGTATGCCGTAGGCGCGCTCCACGTGCAGCCGCGCCACGAGCCGGTGGTCCTCGACCATCGCGCGCCGGTAGTCCCGCCAGTCCGGGTGCTCCCCGGCGATGAGGCGGTAGATCTCGACGAGCTCCTCGACCGCCGCGTCGTCGG is a genomic window containing:
- a CDS encoding lamin tail domain-containing protein, with protein sequence MSRLRMGLSLLAAALISTTGAALAPSAEAAAPSCSTSGTWRQGELNVYWFDVEQGDSQLIVGPTGKTMLIDLGETAWNSTGTSTNATKVAAQIRSICGIASGPVHLDYVMASHQHLDHIGYSGNPNDTQSYGNGIWQLLSPTGSGGLGFEVGQLIDHDGGVWNDANGDGSCEVGTSTAPANETAWHNAGTTSTTATRWICWLYGPAGQADRANINGKVLRLANPGPWPTIDMGGGATASILNANAYGTKQADGVTPVSGDHTADATPPSENDYSIAVRFAYGPYKYATAGDSDGEYSTSANGYTYNDIEAGLAPKIGDVDTVRANHHGSAHSSSLKYLQALTPRTTFISCGVNSYGHPGNATLNNYRSVGADIFLANDPCDTTDTTGAAIDYSGTFNHNGTVHLATSNTGAGYTVDYDGGTRTYVTGDSGGGGTTGDPTKVKVNEVLMAPSGTGTEWIELYNPTTSSVDVSGYYVDDVAGGGGAPKAIPAGTVIPAGGRYVMDVGSGYLNNTGAESARFLSVSGTTETVYDTYSWTLSSTQYDKVFHRSGDGGAWCNTISANVTKGTANPTTCP
- a CDS encoding GNAT family N-acetyltransferase produces the protein MTSVTTVRTPRLLLRGWQEADREPFAALNADPEVMEYFPATLTREESDAFADRIAARLEEQDHGLWALEVKATGEFIGYAGLANPSFQAAFTPCTEVGWRLARDAWGHGYATEAARAALRVGFGTLGLAQVVSFTAVGNARSRAVMARLGMSHDPAEDFDHPSLPAGHPLRRHVLYRLTRQEWSGPSSAIR
- a CDS encoding alkaline phosphatase family protein translates to MSRLHPAELIARREDAVKALSQPDLAAAVDLVVWVEQGTDGPVALAANHLGRVRLHADGRHEVLEGQDPVPSEDPMAFLPYELECANPGPARSVDNAYPYAAARILSLFADPTRSPDLAIVHTPRHWFPDEGGHHGEHGSLDVIQSRAPLVMSGVGVRRLGLVDDHARLVDVGPTLAALAGVPPEQLHDAHGEPLDGGVLTAYLEGEQPREPVVVGMLWDGGHCGELLAMAEAGELPGVARLIDAGLALRGGAVAQFPSITLTNHTSILTGLGPGRHGVLGNVFYDRETGERVVPNDASTWHRSGEWLRPAVRTVFEMVSEVVPPRDTPRTACVDEPIERGADYSTMAVIRASGSGNGAAGLGELLPDPHGSGHVHDRAHLDDGYYSWATQVDDVGLQQMTQLFADRRAAPRFTWWSNVVTDAGHHAGGPRSEIARASLRDADARLRAFLAHLDTLGMTDDVTFVLTADHGFEAADEAVTGSWRQALDDLGFPYRDEGPGFVYLMAEEGPDHS
- a CDS encoding WhiB family transcriptional regulator, translated to MQLTALIDMHEQANDSGNAIPCRENDAELWFAESPADVEFAKSLCGTCPAKAQCLAGALERQEPWGVWGGELFVQGVVVARKRPRGRPRKHPVAA
- a CDS encoding ATP-dependent DNA helicase UvrD2; protein product: MSTLATGTPTADDVLAALDPEQREVAASPKGPMCVLAGAGTGKTRAITHRIAYGVHSGAYQPQRVLAVTFTARAAGEMRTRLRELGVGGVQARTFHAAALRQLHYFWPQAIGGAAPEVLPHKASVVAEAGSRLRLQLDRVGVRDLAAEVEWAKVSMLTPETYAAAARRAGRDPAGLDATAMARVLQTYEEVKAERGVIDFEDVLLITVGILTEREDIARTVRSQYRHFVVDEYQDVNAVQQRLLDLWVGERDDVCVVGDAAQTIYSFTGASPRHLLDFPRRYPEARLVKLVRNYRSTPQVVGLANLVVRGGSAGARGGAELVQLQAQGEPGPAPVLTAYPDEPAEAAGVAAAVKARIGQGVPPSQIAVLFRTNAQSEAFEAALADADVPYLVRGGDRFFSRREVRDAVLLLRGAARSDDGSKPMPDLARDVLTGAGWSERPPSSGGATRERWESLQALAALADDLAAASPEARLPELVRELEERSAAQHAPTVQGVTLASLHAAKGLEWDVVFLAGCSDGFIPISMAEGPEAVEEERRLLYVGLTRARRELRLSWAGARNAGGRATRRPSRFLDGAASVLGEGARSAPKAASRAGRGKQMSMAVPAKCRGCGTDLTSAAERKVGRCAECPPTYDEATFEALRAWRLAVAGAAKVPAYVVFTDATLTAIAERNPSSPAELATIGGVGARKLERYGPSVLAILGGADPQETAENLSATSDSA
- a CDS encoding mycoredoxin translates to MASAPALPADGTITMFSTTWCGYCTRLKTQLDREGIGYTEVNIEHDPASADYVMAVNGGNQTVPTVVFPDGTAATNPSLAEVKARLS